The DNA sequence TTGTCTTCTTTTAGAAGGCTTGCCATCTTGAATGTGTGCAAAAAAAGCACTTCAAAGTTACACGTTCAGTTTCACACACTTGGTTGGATAAATAGTGTTGGGAGTCAAGGTGTGATTCTGAGCAGTGGGCATAACGTGTCACCGTGATGGCCTATTTAATTCACCCACCAGACctccatcatcatcctcctcctctcttaCCTTTGAGCTGAGGCAGCGACGAAAGCTCCACCGGGGCGATCTGAGTCCTGTACTGAGACGAGCTGGGCGACTTTCTCTGTTTTTGGGCCTTCCTCACAGACTTTCTCGTAAATCCGTCCACTTTCTCGGCTGCAGAGATGGCCGACATTTTGATGCGGGTGCCGACAAGAGCCCCGAGGGCGATTTGCCGTGAAGCTCCTCGTCAGATTCGCAAAAAACAAGGTCTTCTCCTCGGTGTGTTTTCTCCCCCCCCGCCCCGAGCGTTCGCATCCGCACAAAAATGTGGAGCAACCTGCGCAACTTGACGCTCGCCACCTGTCAAAAAAACTGCGACGTTATTCAGCGTGATCCGACATTGCTTGTTTGAGGACGTTGCATCTTATGTACGGCTCGCTGTTTTCTCGGATCGATCTTCGAAATAGCCAAACTACAACTCGACATAGCCTCTTGGTACCACCAACAAGTCACTCGCCTGTAAGAAAATGGCCGTGGACTTCCTGCTTACGTTGTTTCGCTTGTAAAATACTGACCTTTTCAGCACATATCCAATCGTATTGCCTCCATAAAGTTGTCGAGAGGCGTGAATGTACGCGGCTAACTACTGTACTGTACGCTGGCAGCTAACACGTACCTAGCATGACTAGCTTGTTAGCATAGCTGACTTTAGACGGATACGGTAGAACATCGCTCCACCATCGAAATCCGAGACGAAAAAAGTAGTAGCTCCATGTAAATCCGCGTGGGTCTTTGCATAAGcaagccaaaaataaaaaaataaaatcagtgtTCACAGGCCGCTTTTTTTCAGGCTGGTTTTTACAGCCGCCGAGTATTTTCACTCGCGGTCGATGAAGTTCAAATTCCCTCTACGCCTTAAAACACTTAAAAGTTAGCCGCCTTCCCAGTTGTGTCACGCGGCGTTAGTTACGTCCCCTATCGAATCGACGGTCGTACCTCTCGGTATCACCCGCTaatgtgaatattttcttcGATGTGTCAAATTACCAAATGTCGGTAGCCATAAACAACCCCAGCACCACCGCTGTGTCGTTGTGTTTCGACCTACAGTACAGTTAGGTAGACTGCATCGCCTGACGGGTTCTTGGCGTCCCCAGAAGCCAATCGCGGAAGAGATTGTACAAAACAGGAAACTTTTTAACCAATAGGATAGAATAACGAGCGGACCCTTAACACGTGACACGTGGAAACAAATACAGTAGGGACAGTAGATTTCATTGCAGCGAGACATGAAAACATGATCATCTTTAAATATTTTCTACTATTATTCTTGCATTTACattgaaatttaatttaaaaacaaaaataaattgtatttattgtaacaCTGTTCGGTTCAGTTGCAGCGTTGCGCGACCATTTTAGATTGACGTTACTACCAACCAATCAAGGAAGATATTGTGAAAAACAGGAAACTTTTTAACCAATTGAATTGTAAAAGATTTAATTTGTGACACTGTGAAAACGAATTAGTAGCCACAGGCAACAGTACTCTGCAAGTAGTTCAGATTATTTCACAAAATTATTGTTATAGTCCATTATCACATcagtttaaatgtataaaaaaaaaaaaaaaaagttaaaacaaaattacaacTGTTATTATGCACATTCATCTGCACCATTTAGGAAGTTTtaccacaattattattattttttttcatatttataaaagtagtaaaataaaattaaggattcatttttgaaaatcaatttgaaGCATCACCTGGCACCGTGATGTTCATATCatgaggaataaaaaaataaaataaaaatcaaatatctTTCTGTCACCCACATGGGTAGTTGATGGGTTGGAGCATAACACCTGATTCTAAAAAACACAAAGCCAAGAACATCATTTAcactcttaaaaatattttcattttcataaaaatctgCCCACTCAACTGCGTCACAAGCAAACCATACAACAATCACTTGCTGTTTTGTACATATTAACAACTGGAGCATTAGCtccagaatgaaaaaaaaacaaacaaaaatagtgaaCAGATCAGAGCTAATGTGCTTTAAACATTGAGTTCAACGTTTATAGAAGGACTCCAAGACCAACTGAATAATTCTACATTTAACTTTTATACTTCATGGGACATGCTGTTTATTCAGATATCAAAAGTCTAAAGGTTTTTGCTTCAACAAGCTGATAAAATTGAGTAAGTTATGTCAAATAGCCTCCTAAATGTAGCATGCTGGAGTAAAAGAattactcattaaaaaaaatccactacaAACTTGTCAGTCAGCAACTCTGCACAGTATCAAAAACGTTAAGGAGGCACTAACAAACTATGCcccaataaatataaaatagtcAAATGTGTTAAGGAAAACATTTCACTGATTAATGGTACAGTACAAAACAGTTTGTTGGCTCCAGTTAAAACGACCTATAACACAGTATCACAAACAGAAACTAATTGATGTTGACGGTCACTCTGTGGGTCTCCTCGTGAAATAGGACgagatttttttcatgttctGCTGTGCGCGCCAAGTCTGAAAAAAGTAGATTAGAGAAAAGGTTATACTCTACTACAGTTGTCGTTTCATCTGTAGCTTACTCCATGGTCTGCAAATTTCTATTTCTTCCTAATAGTGACTCTTGATGAAGTGGCAAGACAGCTGAGCGTGATTTTCTCGACTGGCAACATATTCAGAATGCCTTAATCGTGATGGCCGGCCTTAACAGCAGGAAGCAACTAAAATAAATGGCTCCCTTTTGTGTCTTAGGAAGTGCAAGTTAAACTACTGTGTCATGTCAGTGTGCTGGTTCTAAGTCCTTAATTGGTGGAGTCTGGTACAAAGCCTGGACCTTTCTATACAAACCCAGACTTAATTTGATCTCATTTGGACTAATGTTTGTAATTTACTGCAGTAATTGCAAGCATCCAGGAATAGCTTGTGATTCAGCCAACCAAAGTCCTTCTTGTTCAACATGAAACTCAAcgataaatatattatatatatatatatatatatacacacacagtgagGGACAAAAACTGAACTGAAGGACTGaattgttcaaaatgtacatctgcctcacagttctcaggctaggggttcaaattcctcccacattccacatGCATGGTGACAATGACGACAGACAGTATAGAAAACGAATGGGTGCTATACATTATGCAGGGTCGGACATTAACCGTGACCCCAAAGTTCACTGATACTGGCCCAGCTGGGCCACCAGTACAACTTTCATAAATAAATGGGatgaaaacaacactttttttttttttaaaggggaagtcaacccaattttttgacaatgttctatgcaaccaaattggtctaaatatggtattcttgttaatattgcgtcagtggaatatgagttaagcagcaaaacccagccgtttttatctatctcagggggcagccattttggtacTTTGACCTAAGATGacatcaggtaacaaccaattacagcgcagcttcagacaacaggtgagctctgattggttgttgcctgagcccctgagcaacattgatgtcattttcagtcgacagcaagtggcaaaatggccgtccccagAGATGATCATAACTCAtactccaaaaatgtaatattactaACTACTGAGATCACATGTAACACATTATTGTCgacaaatgtttaaggttgacttccactttaaatatcCAATAATCAATATTTTGAGTTTTAGCCGcttaaattaatcaattagtttcccaatcattttttttttaaaccagcaaGCATTTTTGGCCACTTAGTCGACACGCTTCACTATTCCACATTCCACAGGTAGgcctacatacagtatataattcgGAATTTTATTAGGTATTGTTTTAAATCAGGGCTACTGCCAGATACAAGCACatcttaaaaacaacatttgtgttccctcgttttccgctggggttcgGTTCCAAAAAATATCCGCAATAAATGGAATCcacgaagtagttagctttacgttttaaatttgttataaatgttttaaggctcgaAAACCTCTCACCACACactcataaattttataaaatagttacattattgtaaaaaaaaaccatgcaaaattgcactaaagAAAAATCCGCGAAACAAACGAGGCTGCGAAAAGTGAACcgtgttatagcgagggaacactgtttTGCGATTGTGCTTACCGGTGAAGCTGGCGTCTTGCTTGCTTGTTTCTTTGCAGCACTTGGGCTTCCTCTCATCTTTTGGCCCATCGCTGACAGCCAATCTGTCATCCCAGGGCAGTAGTTCTCCTTGCCAGTCTGTCTCGATGACGCTCGCTCTTCCTCAAAACGATTGTCTGTCTGTAGCGGACCCTCCTGAGCTGAGCAAGAGATGCCAGCTTGCGCCCGGCTCCTTTTGGCAACATGGTAGAGTTCTGAGACGCAGTCGCGCGGCTTTGCGCCCTCACATTCATCAGTTGAGCCGTTGGCAGTCTCGAGCCTGCGTTTGGCTCGTGGTGCCGTTGCGGACGGGAAGCCCGCTGAGCTCTGAGAACACGGACTCAGGACTTTACACAGCGGAGGGCTCTTCTGGCTTGGAGATCCTTGTCTCGGGGATAGCCATGATTTGATGGAACGTGGTGTTCTCTGACAATTGGCTGCTTTGGCTTGCTGAGAATGTACGGGTGATGTGGTGCTTGAGGATAGAGGTAAGGCGGCGCCACTCGGAGCGCAGGAGGCGAGACGCGGGGAGGCCAGCCTGCCAATGCTCTCGGCACTCTGTTCCTTAGCAGGGGTTGTCTCGGTGGGATTTGAAGTTTCTGAAAATACAACAAGACccaattaacttattcactgccattgacgggtataaacgtcaaaaattcatttttactatttctattagtttaacatttttttccacttttgttaacaagagtatgaaaagctagaattgatataaaatttgtgattaatcgcaagttgactagtgaagtcatgcaattaattacaataaaaaacctgcctgacgccccgaattttaaccttcttttttttttaattcatttactgACACTGagggctataaatgtcaaaaattcatttaaactatttctttagtttaacatttttttccccacttttgtttttattgtacatttaaaccgatataaaatttgtgattaatcgtgagttaactagtgaagtcatgcgattaagataaaaaaaactttaattgcctgacgcccctaattttaataatttcttttttttattcatttactgaCATTGagggctataaacgtcaaaaattcatttaaactatttctttagtttaacatttttttccccacttttgtttttattgtacatttaaaccgatataaaatttgtgattaatcgtgagttaactagtgaagtcatgcgattaattaagataaaaaactttaattgcctgacgccccgaattttaatattttcttttttttattcatttactgtCATTGagggctataaacgtcaaaaattcatttaaactatttctttagtttaacatttttttccccacttttgtttttattgtacatttaaaccgatataaaatttgtgattaatcatgagttaactagtgaagtcatgcgattaattaagataaaaaactttaattgcctgacgccccgaattttaatattttcttttttttttattcatttactgacattgatggctataaacgtcaaaaattcatttaaactatttctttagtttaacatttttttccccacttttgttttcattgtacatttaaaccgatataaaatttgtgattaatcgtgagttaactagtgaagtcatgcgattaatgacaattaaaaaaatgtaatcgcctcttgcccctcatttttaataatctttttttttaaacaaatttatagcagtgaatgggttaagatTTGGCAAACTATACTGCGCTAAAACAGCTGTATGGTAATTAAACAGATGTTGACAAAGATTGTCCTTACTGCGTGGACTCTTAGGACGTGCCCAGCCAACGAGATTGGCCTCTCCCACTGATGACTGCGCGCCGTCCATTTCACGGTGAAGGCGCCAGATGCGTACAGTGTGGTCATCAGAGCAAGAAGCGATCTGCCATGAGAAGAcagaatttaattattatttttttttttaaatagaacaaAGGAAATTCATTTTATGTCAAGTTTAATGCTGACCTTAGTGAAGTCTGTTGGGCACCATGCAACAGATGTCACTTCCTCACCATGGCCTTGAAGTGTCATGGGAGCATGTGTAGGATCAGAGATCTGGAATAGACAAATATTTACAGGTAATCATTTAGAATCACAGTAAATAAATAgtaattttccctttttttttttaacaaaataaatatgtaccTTCCAAATGTATGTGTGGTTATCACTTGAACCACTGGCCAAGAACTGGTCATTTGGGCTAATTGTGGACTTGATGTAAAAAGATGAGTTTTGGTGGCCACCGAACACTGCCTCTGTAGGTGATAACATACTGGAATGAGTAACAAAAACATGATTGCAATCCAAAATGATTTAGCAACTTCAGCAGCGACTGTTCAAATAAAGTATCATTTTTAAACTGTGCATGTGTTGTAACGAATTTCATAACAAGTCAGTCTTGCAAACGGACCCTGTCGACATCACGACCAAGATAAGACTGCGGTGAAAACTCGCAAGTCAAATGGCACTGAATGGACAACATTTTTGAGAAATGATGCGACTAAAGTCGGACGAGTTCAAACTGAGACTTCAAATGAAGTTATTTTTGGTGacttactcaaaaaaaacaaaaacagcctgACCTCAAAAGCAGAACGTGGGTGGATAAAATGGCAAATATAATATTACAAAGTCTTCTCTCATTCACAAAAGTACccaacaaggttattttagttaactaaaaatttttaaataattactgtgtttttttttgtttttttttatcttgcacataagacataaaaaaaaaaaaaaaaaaaactaaaatgaagcattaaaaaaaaataaaaattaaataaataacaagccCACtcagaaaattaattaaaactaaataaaaaacaaaactcaaaatgtaataaaaattaaCTAGCAAAAAGCCCTAAGTGCCCTCTTGCGTTACTCCATATAGTttatagcgccatctagtgataAGTactggtattaaaaaaaaacgtccttcCCCCCCATGTTGTATATCAATACACATTTTAAGTGTAGATGTTGATTTACCTGGTGTAGTTTTTATCCCACTGACATTGAACATGTAAATATTGTCATCAGTGCAGTTGCACATGACATTTGACCTCGTGGAGTCCAGCACAAGCCCAGAATAACCTGGCATACAAGCAAAACAATATGAATTTCACTGTCACTTGAATCGAAGTTCATGTGAGCATTAGTCAAAAGTGCACAACTAACCAAGACGCACGCGCATGGAAGAACCAGGATACGGGTACGTCTGCAAGGCCACAGGGTCGTGATGGTGTGCAGTGTAGTTTTTCCTCAGGTCCCACATCTTAACAAACCTTTTAGGATCAATAAGATGAACACGATTTAGTGAAACTCATTTAGTGAAGTTAAATATCATGGAAGCATATGACGGGGCGCATCTAACCCATCAACTGCCCCTGAGGAGATGAGCGTGTGCTGATCTTGAAATAAGACAACAGTGACGCTCTGCTGGGTGTCCTGCAAAACACGGGAAGGTCTGAATTCCCGCAGCATGAGACTCTATTTGCTTGAACACATTTTCGTCGAGGAAACTCACCACACTGGGAGCCATGCCACGGATGCTGAGTCGtctcttctttatttttgataGGGAGTTGGTCTCTGCTTTGTTATGAGCGCCGTGGATTTGTTTAACTGGTTTGTAGAAACCATCTGTGAAAAGTACAAATTATGAGACATTGTTATTAGTCAAATTTAGGGCGTGT is a window from the Vanacampus margaritifer isolate UIUO_Vmar chromosome 19, RoL_Vmar_1.0, whole genome shotgun sequence genome containing:
- the dtl gene encoding denticleless protein homolog; its protein translation is MLFRSVIDNRLGRQRQNALPAHPWTKYPLSSLLEGYQCVRHDEHISYGNLGDSVPPFGLSFSSARAIQDILAVANEEGIVRIYNTEGRGNPLLREWLAHENAVFDIAWVPGESQLVTAAGDQMARLWDVKSGELLGSFKGHLCSLKSVAFTSEDKAVFCTGARDGNILVWDTRCSKKDGFYKPVKQIHGAHNKAETNSLSKIKKRRLSIRGMAPSVDTQQSVTVVLFQDQHTLISSGAVDGFVKMWDLRKNYTAHHHDPVALQTYPYPGSSMRVRLGYSGLVLDSTRSNVMCNCTDDNIYMFNVSGIKTTPEAVFGGHQNSSFYIKSTISPNDQFLASGSSDNHTYIWKISDPTHAPMTLQGHGEEVTSVAWCPTDFTKIASCSDDHTVRIWRLHREMDGAQSSVGEANLVGWARPKSPRKTSNPTETTPAKEQSAESIGRLASPRLASCAPSGAALPLSSSTTSPVHSQQAKAANCQRTPRSIKSWLSPRQGSPSQKSPPLCKVLSPCSQSSAGFPSATAPRAKRRLETANGSTDECEGAKPRDCVSELYHVAKRSRAQAGISCSAQEGPLQTDNRFEEERASSRQTGKENYCPGMTDWLSAMGQKMRGSPSAAKKQASKTPASPTWRAQQNMKKISSYFTRRPTE